In Methylotenera versatilis 79, the DNA window GTGCGCAAAAAAGACAAAGAGCGTATGGAAGTGATTAATGCTGCTTTAGCCCGAAATAAAGACAAAATCGCACAAATTTTAGCGGATTACGGCATTCCTACTGTCCCAGTTTTAGCAGGTGATACCGTCTTTAAGAAATAACTAAAAACGCTTGTCACAAGGGTGACATAATTTGCAAAAGCAAGTAGAATCACGCGTTCGTTTGATGGCAGAATGACGCAAGTAAATTATGTCAACCAAGTAGAAATAGTATTCGTTAATTGGTCATATGTTCTAAACTGCACTGAAATTAACTGCGATTTAACAGGATTAATTGAACATCAAGGTGTTAATTAATTGTTGCAATTAAGTAAAAGAATGCAAATAGGACGTTGCTCATATTCTATAAATTAGGAGAAAACATGTTAGGCAATAAAGCATTAAAATCAACTTTATTTGTTGGTATGTTGGCATTAGCAGGACTTACACTATCATCTCAGGCAAGCGCTGCTTGTAATTTTGTTGCAACACAAGATGGCAGCCCATTCGTAATTAAAGCAACTGAAGCAGATACGCCACAAGCGAAAGAGTTTCTAGAGACATGTATCAATCCATACACAAAAGCGTATGCAAAAGATCCAGAAGCAGCAAAAGCAGGTAAAAAGAAATTTGGTTACTATTCATGTACACAATGTCATGGTCCTAATGGTGGCGGTCAAGTAGGCCCAGCTATTACTGACAGTACTTGGCAGTATTCAAAACATGTAACAGATAAAGGCATGTTCGAAACTATTGCTCATGGTTCAAATGGCGGTATGTTTGCATGGCATCAACAATTAGGTAACCCAGAAAATTTATCAACCGATGATATCTTGAAAGTAATCGGCTGGTTGCGTACGCAATATAAAGGCGGCGGCGAGACACCTTGGTTAAAATAAGCCAAAAGCTTGTTATTTAACTAAAAAGTCAAAAAATCAAAAGGCTACTGTATAATTGCAGTAGCCTTTTTTACAGATTAAAATACAAAAAACTAAAAGTAATATATTCATGGAGATAAAAATGAATCGCATTAAATTGAGTTTAGCAGTTGTTTTACTAGCAGCTAGCCTAACAGCTTGTAACAAATCAGATGATAAAGCTGCTGCAAGTGGCACAGCTGCAGCACCTGCAGTAAGTGCAGGTAAAGCGATAGAGTTTGTCACTACGCAAGACAGCAAGCCTTTAGTGATTGATGCGGCTTTATTCGATACACCAGCCGCAAAGGAGTTTTTA includes these proteins:
- a CDS encoding c-type cytochrome gives rise to the protein MLGNKALKSTLFVGMLALAGLTLSSQASAACNFVATQDGSPFVIKATEADTPQAKEFLETCINPYTKAYAKDPEAAKAGKKKFGYYSCTQCHGPNGGGQVGPAITDSTWQYSKHVTDKGMFETIAHGSNGGMFAWHQQLGNPENLSTDDILKVIGWLRTQYKGGGETPWLK